One Raphanus sativus cultivar WK10039 unplaced genomic scaffold, ASM80110v3 Scaffold0523, whole genome shotgun sequence genomic window carries:
- the LOC108822849 gene encoding beta-amylase 5 has translation MAANYNEKLLLNYVPVYVMLPLGVVNVENVFVDPETLETQLKRLKEEAGIDGVMVDVWWGIIESKGPKQYDWTAYKTLFQLIARLGLKIQAIMSFHQCGGNVGDVVTIPIPKWVREVGESDPDIYYTNRRGTRDIEYLSLGVDNLPLFAGRTPVQMYSDYMSSFKENMLELLEAGTIVDIEVGLGPAGELRYPSYPQSQGWVFPGIGEFQCYDKYLKKEFKEAAAKAGHPEWDLPEDVGEYNDKPEKTGFFRTNGTYVSEEGKFFLTWYSSKLIFHGDQIIGEANKIFAGLKVNLAAKVSGIHWLYNHHSHAAELTAGYYNLYERDGYRPIARMLSKHYGTLNFTCLEMKDTDNTAEAMSAPQELVQMVLSKSWKEGIEVAGENALETYGTKGYNQILLNARPNGVNHNGKPKLRMYGFTYLRLSDTVFQENNFELFKRFVRKMHADQDYCGDAEKYGHEIVPLKTPNSHLTMEDISDAAQPSGAFKWDSETDMKVDG, from the exons ATGGCTGCAAATTACAACGAGAAGCTTCTTCTCAACTATGTTCCCGTATACGTTATGCTTCCG TTGGGAGTGGTGAATGTGGAAAACGTATTCGTGGACCCTGAAACGCTTGAAACGCAGCTCAAGCGTCTCAAAGAAGAAGCTGGAATCGATGGCGTTATGGTCGACGTTTGGTGGGGAATCATTGAATCCAAAGGCCCTAAACAATATGACTGGACCGCTTACAAAACGCTTTTCCAGCTAATCGCACGTTTAGGACTCAAAATCCAAGCAATCATGTCATTTCACCAATGCGGTGGAAACGTTGGCGACGTCGTCACTATCCCAATCCCGAAATGGGTTCGAGAGGTTGGTGAGAGCGATCCAGATATCTACTACACTAACCGTAGAGGAACAAGAGATATTGAGTATCTCTCACTCGGTGTCGACAATCTTCCTCTCTTTGCTGGAAGAACTCCTGTTCAG aTGTATAGTGACTACATGAGTAGCTTCAAGGAAAACATGTTGGAGTTACTAGAAGCTGGAACCATTGTTGACATTGAGGTCGGTCTTGGTCCTGCCGGTGAGCTTCGTTACCCTTCTTATCCACAAAGCCAAGGATGGGTGTTTCCAGGCATTGGAGAAtttcag TGTTACGATAAGTACTTGAAGAAGGAATTCAAGGAAGCAGCCGCGAAAGCAGGTCATCCGGAGTGGGATCTGCCGGAGGACGTCGGAGAATACAACGACAAGCCGGAGAAAACTGGGTTTTTCAGGACAAATGGGACCTATGTCTCGGAGGAGGGGAAGTTTTTCTTGACATGGTACTCGTCCAAACTTATCTTTCATGGAGATCAGATCATAGGAGAAGCCAACAAGATCTTCGCTGGACTTAAAGTTAACTTGGCTGCCAag GTTTCTGGAATTCACTGGTTGTACAACCACCACAGCCACGCTGCGGAGCTTACTGCCGGATATTATAACCTCTACGAGAGAGATGGTTATCGCCCGATCGCTAGGATGCTCTCAAAACACTACGGCACTCTCAACTTCACTTGCCTTGAGATGAAAGATACCGACAATACTGCCGAAGCCATGAGTGCTCCACAAGAACTTGTTCAAATG GTATTGAGCAAATCATGGAAAGAAGGCATAGAAGTTGCTGGTGAGAACGCATTAGAGACCTATGGAACCAAAGGTTACAATCAGATTCTACTTAATGCGAGGCCTAACGGGGTTAACCATAACGGTAAGCCGAAGCTGAGAATGTACGGCTTTACTTACCTTCGGTTGTCCGATACGGTCTTTCAAGAAAACAACTTTGAACTCTTCAAGAGGTTTGTGAGGAAAATGCACGCTGACCAA GATTACTGTGGAGATGCGGAGAAGTACGGGCATGAGATTGTGCCGTTGAAGACACCGAACTCTCATCTGACGATGGAGGATATCTCAGACGCGGCTCAGCCAAGTGGAGCATTCAAGTGGGACTCTGAAACCGACATGAAGGTTGATGGTTGA